Part of the Carnobacterium pleistocenium FTR1 genome is shown below.
TTGAAATGGATTAAATACGTTAAACTAGTATTACCATTCTATTTCGTTTCTAAGTTTCTTTGTCTTTAACTGTTATTTTTGTTCGAAAAGGATTCTTAAAGAGCGTTTTTTTATTGGGAAATAGCGTTAGACCTATTAAACTATGAATGAAAAGAGAGATATGCGTCAACTTATCTTTCTTTTAGATAAAACCGTTAAAGACGGCAGCAACTATAGAACATAATACAGAAGAAATCGTCCTACTCGCTAAAGCTTAGATGGTTACCTTTTTTTGTCTGACGAGATTTTTTAAAACAAGAACTGTAAAAGCTTACGCGACAATCAAATTATCATAACTACTCATAGGATTTTCTTTCTTAGGGAATCCCATACAAAAACAGCGGCATTACTCTGTTTTAAATATGTTGAGCAAAGACGATATTTAATTCCATATAGTCAATACATGGAATTACTTAGAACTATGTATCTATATTTTTATGATACATTTCAAACGTATTGACAATCAATCACTTTACATTGATTGTACTAAGAAATAGTGGGAAAATAAATATGAAATTCACAGATCATTTTTATATTATGGCCTTTGTGGCTAACTTTATTTTTATAATGCAACTAAAAAATAAGCCATAAAACCAGGATGCTTTACTCTAATAAAGTGGCAAACCAATTTTTATAGCTTTTTTATAGGATTATATAATTTTTGGTATGGAAATATAAATTAATTAAATGACTCACCCATAAATTCTGGCGGAATAGGGTTGCTTGTAGCCGTGCATTGGATTCAATGAGAATTACAAACCGTTGGCGTTTTAGCGCGATTACGACTTGCTTGGAGAGCGTTTGACTAAAAACGTTCAGACCCGAAATCTTCTAACGCATACCTTAGCTCTAATGTGGCTAAAGCCACTAGAGCTAGGGCAACTGGAACGAATAAGCACAAGATGGTCACTGACCACCTTGCGAAAGCATGTAGGCTACGCCTACGTGTATCATGCCTGTGCGTAGCTGAAGCAACTACAGTCATGACACAGTGGACGTTGGTCTGCTTTTTGGAACACGTTTTAGAATGACACTCACAGGCGTTCCTATGGCTCCAGAAGCAAACCCGTCTATTACAGAAGAAAATTTGTTTTATTCATTAGTTCTAAATTTTTTCAACGAGCGTGCGATAATGGGTGCAATAATAGCAGCTGCTATTGCTTCACCCACACCGTTTGTTAATACAACTGTTGCTAATACTCCTAAAAGATTCGAGTAATCAACTTCTAAAAGTGAAGCATAGGTTTCACCATAGATCACATAAATCAAACCTAAAACGGTAACTGTGTTCGTTAATGAGGCTAAAACCGAAGAAACAATCATTGCTGTTGAATCTTTTGAAAATCTTTTTTTACATACATTATACGCATATCCAGCCACAAATCCCACAAGGATTCGAGGAATAACTGCAATAATTGGATTTCTCCATAAAAAATAATCAAATGGCGAAGCAGGCATTGTAAAGGCCTTGATCATCCGTGTTACCCCCCAAACAGATCCAATAATCATGCCATCTTTTGTTCCAAGCGTAATAGAAACCACAATAACAGTGATATGAATGATTGTAGGATTTAAAGGAGGGATAGGAA
Proteins encoded:
- a CDS encoding ECF transporter S component, translating into MYKKNRSAYRTAILGILTAIVIIQNFVPLLGYIPIPPLNPTIIHITVIVVSITLGTKDGMIIGSVWGVTRMIKAFTMPASPFDYFLWRNPIIAVIPRILVGFVAGYAYNVCKKRFSKDSTAMIVSSVLASLTNTVTVLGLIYVIYGETYASLLEVDYSNLLGVLATVVLTNGVGEAIAAAIIAPIIARSLKKFRTNE